One segment of Ascidiaceihabitans donghaensis DNA contains the following:
- the mnmE gene encoding tRNA uridine-5-carboxymethylaminomethyl(34) synthesis GTPase MnmE — METIFALASAQGRAGVAVIRISGPDALYAAKTLTHSLPNDRVAGLRSLFDGSGALLDKALVLCFAGPHSFTGEDVVEFHLHGSIAVVQAVMKELSNGSSVRLAEPGEFTRRALENGRMDLAQVEGLADLIESETEAQRVQALKTVSGHLGDLVEGWRSSLIRSASLIEATIDFADEDVPVDVSPEVRGILQSVRDELVREIDGSHVAERIRLGFEVAIIGPPNAGKSTLLNALAGRDVAITSDIAGTTRDVIEVRMDLNGLPVTFLDTAGLREGQDTVEQIGIDRALDRAKQADLRVVLAEDGRDFGLDLTDDDIVVAPKADLTGQGISGLTGVGVEGLLKSVQTTLSKRSSTAGLATHERHRVAMTETHSVLRTVLPLIDRGPEHYDIAAEELRTAVRSLEALIGRIDVENLLDEIFASFCLGK, encoded by the coding sequence ATGGAAACGATTTTTGCCTTAGCAAGCGCACAGGGCCGGGCAGGGGTTGCGGTGATCCGTATTTCCGGTCCAGACGCTTTGTATGCTGCTAAAACCCTAACGCACAGTTTACCGAATGACAGGGTCGCTGGGCTGCGGTCCTTGTTCGATGGGTCTGGAGCGCTTTTGGATAAGGCACTGGTTCTTTGTTTTGCAGGTCCACACAGTTTTACGGGTGAAGACGTCGTAGAATTTCATTTGCATGGCAGCATTGCGGTTGTGCAGGCAGTTATGAAAGAACTTTCAAACGGATCTTCGGTTCGCTTGGCTGAACCAGGTGAATTTACGCGTCGCGCTCTAGAAAACGGTCGAATGGATTTGGCACAAGTCGAAGGCCTCGCCGATTTGATTGAAAGCGAGACAGAAGCGCAACGTGTTCAAGCGCTAAAAACAGTTTCAGGACATCTGGGTGATTTGGTAGAAGGCTGGCGGTCTTCGTTAATCAGGTCCGCGTCATTAATCGAGGCGACAATAGATTTTGCAGATGAAGACGTACCAGTTGACGTTTCTCCTGAGGTCCGCGGTATTCTACAAAGCGTTCGGGATGAACTTGTCCGTGAAATTGACGGAAGCCATGTTGCGGAACGTATTCGTCTGGGTTTTGAGGTTGCAATCATAGGCCCCCCAAATGCGGGTAAGTCTACACTTCTGAACGCATTGGCCGGCCGCGATGTTGCTATTACGTCAGATATAGCGGGAACGACACGGGATGTGATCGAAGTTCGAATGGATTTGAACGGACTGCCTGTGACTTTCTTAGATACAGCGGGCCTTCGTGAAGGCCAAGATACTGTTGAACAGATTGGAATTGATCGTGCTTTGGATCGTGCCAAGCAAGCGGATTTACGCGTTGTTCTGGCTGAGGATGGTCGAGATTTTGGTCTAGATTTAACAGATGATGATATTGTGGTTGCACCTAAGGCCGATTTAACGGGTCAAGGTATCTCTGGCTTGACCGGCGTTGGTGTCGAAGGGTTGTTGAAGAGCGTTCAGACAACATTGTCCAAGCGCTCGTCCACTGCTGGTTTAGCGACACATGAACGTCATAGAGTTGCGATGACTGAAACCCACTCTGTACTACGTACAGTTCTGCCTCTTATTGATCGTGGACCTGAACACTATGATATTGCCGCGGAAGAGTTGCGAACTGCGGTTAGATCGCTGGAAGCATTGATTGGTCGCATAGACGTTGAAAACCTGCTAGACGAGATATTCGCAAGTTTTTGTCTTGGAAAATGA
- a CDS encoding murein transglycosylase A yields MTQPASAEVTYSVLSYDDLDGWEVDDHAAALTVFQNTCMDMDDPDWTALCAYATQQPDAKAFFELFFRPVQIDDGQDALFTGYFEPELDGNRTRTSRYRYPVYAMPPEARRIRPWLTRRDILGTDVMRGRGLEIAWVDDPVELFFLQIQGSGRIRLPSGEFIRVGYSGANGHLYRSIGQELVRRKVYAAHQVSAQVIKNWVRRNPVDGRELLYHNPSYVFFREVSEVPAHKGPLGAMNRSITTMRSVAVDPAFVSLGSPVWIEKDGKNPLRRLMIAQDTGSAIKGAQRADVFFGTGDKAGRAAGRLRDPGRLIVLMPIQRAYALLPEDAS; encoded by the coding sequence ATGACCCAACCCGCATCCGCCGAGGTCACATATTCTGTTTTATCTTATGATGATCTGGACGGTTGGGAGGTCGATGACCACGCAGCTGCCCTTACCGTTTTCCAAAACACGTGTATGGACATGGACGATCCGGATTGGACTGCCCTATGCGCCTATGCCACGCAACAACCTGATGCCAAGGCGTTCTTTGAACTGTTCTTTCGCCCCGTTCAAATTGATGACGGTCAGGATGCGCTGTTTACCGGTTATTTTGAACCTGAACTTGACGGCAATCGTACCCGCACCAGCAGATACCGTTACCCCGTCTATGCCATGCCGCCTGAGGCCCGTCGCATTCGCCCTTGGTTGACGCGCCGCGACATCTTGGGCACCGACGTTATGCGGGGCCGTGGGTTGGAAATAGCGTGGGTTGATGACCCTGTTGAGCTGTTCTTTCTGCAAATCCAGGGGTCTGGCCGTATCCGGTTGCCCAGCGGGGAATTCATTCGCGTGGGGTATTCCGGCGCAAATGGACATTTGTACCGGTCTATCGGGCAGGAACTTGTGCGCCGCAAAGTCTACGCCGCACATCAGGTCAGTGCGCAAGTCATCAAAAACTGGGTGCGTCGCAATCCGGTAGACGGGCGTGAATTGCTGTATCACAACCCTTCTTACGTGTTCTTCCGCGAGGTCAGTGAAGTGCCCGCGCACAAAGGGCCGTTGGGGGCGATGAACCGGTCCATCACAACGATGCGGTCTGTGGCGGTTGATCCTGCTTTTGTGTCTTTGGGGTCTCCTGTGTGGATCGAAAAAGACGGGAAAAACCCGTTGCGCCGTTTAATGATCGCGCAAGACACCGGATCGGCGATCAAAGGTGCGCAACGCGCCGATGTGTTCTTTGGAACCGGCGACAAAGCGGGTCGTGCGGCGGGACGATTGCGTGATCCGGGTCGTTTGATTGTGCTGATGCCTATTCAACGGGCCTATGCGTTGCTGCCCGAGGACGCATCATGA
- the coaE gene encoding dephospho-CoA kinase (Dephospho-CoA kinase (CoaE) performs the final step in coenzyme A biosynthesis.), with protein sequence MFKLGLTGSIGMGKSTTAQMFQDEGCAVWDADAAVHRLYRTGGAAVAPMALKFPEVVENNTVSRDKLRQLVGQNPSVLKDIEQIVHPLLGQDRSGFLAKTTADIVVFDIPLLYETNGDKNMDAVACVFVDDAEQERRVLARGIMSREQFLTIKAKQMPATEKVSRADYVIHTDTLEGAKTDVKKVVDTIRKQLTHA encoded by the coding sequence ATGTTCAAGCTGGGCTTGACTGGATCAATCGGTATGGGCAAATCGACGACAGCCCAGATGTTTCAAGACGAAGGGTGTGCCGTTTGGGATGCTGACGCGGCTGTGCACCGATTGTACCGGACAGGGGGCGCCGCAGTGGCACCCATGGCGTTGAAGTTTCCAGAAGTTGTTGAAAATAATACGGTTTCCAGAGACAAATTGCGTCAACTTGTCGGTCAAAACCCAAGTGTTCTGAAAGATATCGAACAGATCGTGCACCCTTTGCTTGGACAGGACCGGTCCGGATTTTTGGCAAAAACCACAGCTGATATTGTGGTTTTTGACATACCGCTTTTGTACGAAACAAACGGAGATAAGAACATGGACGCCGTAGCTTGTGTTTTTGTCGATGATGCAGAACAGGAACGCCGCGTTCTAGCGCGTGGAATCATGTCCCGCGAACAATTTTTGACGATAAAAGCCAAACAGATGCCTGCCACTGAGAAAGTGTCGCGTGCGGATTACGTTATTCACACCGACACGCTTGAAGGCGCAAAGACTGACGTTAAAAAGGTGGTAGATACTATCAGAAAGCAACTGACCCATGCGTGA
- a CDS encoding shikimate dehydrogenase, translating into MSANKIPLAGVIGSPIGHSKSPQIHQHWLKMLGLDGFYIPMDVAPENLRDALLMLPKMGFVGVNITVPHKEAVMDIADLITDRATLIGAANTLIFRKDGKIHADNTDGYGFIENLKSGAPHWDPKSGPAAVFGAGGASRAVLASLLDAGVPEILLTNRTRVRAEKLADDFGKRIRVVDWVQAGNILEDATLTVNTTLLGMIGKQELRVPLDGLRKGSIVTDLVYAPLQTKLLSTAQEMGCTTVDGLGMLLHQAVPAFERWFGKRPVVDSATRAAALR; encoded by the coding sequence ATGAGCGCCAACAAAATTCCTTTGGCAGGCGTTATTGGATCGCCCATCGGACATTCAAAATCCCCGCAAATCCATCAGCACTGGCTAAAGATGCTTGGGCTAGACGGCTTCTATATCCCGATGGACGTCGCCCCCGAAAACCTTCGTGATGCGCTGTTGATGCTTCCAAAGATGGGCTTTGTGGGCGTGAATATCACCGTTCCACATAAAGAAGCTGTGATGGATATAGCTGACCTTATCACTGATCGAGCGACGCTTATTGGCGCAGCAAACACGTTGATCTTCCGCAAAGACGGGAAAATTCACGCTGATAACACAGATGGTTACGGGTTTATCGAGAACCTGAAATCGGGGGCACCGCATTGGGATCCGAAATCAGGCCCCGCGGCTGTATTTGGGGCAGGCGGTGCGTCCCGCGCTGTATTGGCGTCATTGTTGGACGCAGGTGTGCCTGAGATTTTGCTTACAAATCGTACGCGGGTTCGTGCAGAAAAGCTGGCGGATGATTTTGGAAAACGCATCCGGGTTGTCGATTGGGTTCAGGCCGGCAACATTCTTGAAGACGCCACGTTGACGGTGAACACCACTTTGCTGGGCATGATTGGAAAACAGGAATTGCGCGTGCCTTTGGATGGTTTGCGCAAGGGATCAATCGTGACTGATCTTGTCTACGCACCGTTGCAAACCAAACTTTTGTCCACCGCCCAAGAAATGGGATGCACAACCGTTGACGGATTGGGAATGCTTTTACATCAAGCAGTCCCGGCTTTTGAACGCTGGTTTGGAAAGCGTCCGGTCGTAGACAGCGCCACCCGCGCTGCGGCATTACGCTGA
- a CDS encoding Tim44/TimA family putative adaptor protein has translation MNQPLIQLLVLAGIAVFLILRLRNVLGTREGHEHPPAAAPASERTSRPEFEVIEGGPDLDITDHVEEDSDAAKALAEMKRLEPSFFVGDFIGGARGAYEMIVMGYENGDLAEIQPFLSEEIYESFVEGVAAREDQGLTIEANFIGVREMKLVNATLDKDTNEGEITIRFVSEMTSAVRDRGGDIVEGSLTDVKKQKDTWSFARIMGADDPNWLLVSTDA, from the coding sequence ATGAATCAGCCCCTGATCCAACTTTTGGTTTTGGCCGGCATTGCCGTGTTCCTTATCCTGCGCCTGCGCAATGTGCTTGGCACACGCGAAGGACATGAACATCCCCCCGCCGCTGCCCCCGCGTCCGAACGGACGTCGCGCCCTGAATTCGAGGTGATCGAAGGCGGTCCGGATTTGGACATCACCGACCATGTCGAAGAAGACAGCGATGCGGCCAAAGCCCTTGCTGAAATGAAGCGGCTTGAGCCATCCTTCTTTGTAGGCGATTTCATCGGAGGTGCCCGTGGCGCATACGAGATGATCGTTATGGGGTATGAAAACGGCGATCTCGCTGAAATCCAGCCGTTCTTGTCCGAGGAAATCTACGAAAGCTTTGTGGAAGGCGTCGCCGCGCGTGAAGACCAAGGTTTGACAATCGAGGCCAACTTTATCGGCGTGCGCGAAATGAAGCTGGTGAACGCCACGTTGGACAAAGATACCAACGAAGGCGAAATCACGATCCGGTTTGTGTCTGAAATGACGTCTGCCGTGCGTGACCGTGGTGGCGACATCGTGGAAGGCAGCCTGACGGACGTCAAAAAACAGAAAGACACATGGTCCTTTGCGCGGATCATGGGTGCGGATGATCCAAATTGGTTGCTCGTTTCTACAGACGCTTAA
- a CDS encoding FxsA family protein, with translation MWLLIAFIAVPVIEIFLFIQVGGAIGTPWTLLIVIVTAILGTYFVRSQGLATLARLQGSFHEMRDPTEPLVHGAMILFAGALLLTPGFFTDAVGFSLMVPQFRTFMFEALRKRVKVSSFSTFQTTNPGSHYNRGDVVDGDVIDGDFEEVKDTSDAPKGPSGWTKH, from the coding sequence ATGTGGCTGTTAATCGCTTTTATTGCCGTTCCGGTGATCGAGATTTTTCTGTTTATCCAAGTTGGCGGGGCCATTGGCACGCCTTGGACGCTTTTGATCGTGATTGTGACGGCCATTTTGGGCACATATTTTGTGCGGTCTCAGGGGTTGGCTACATTGGCGCGGCTTCAGGGATCTTTTCACGAAATGCGCGATCCGACAGAACCTTTGGTGCATGGCGCCATGATCCTGTTTGCGGGCGCTTTGCTTTTGACCCCGGGGTTTTTCACTGATGCGGTCGGGTTTTCGCTGATGGTGCCGCAATTTCGCACCTTTATGTTCGAGGCTTTGCGCAAACGCGTTAAGGTCAGCAGTTTTTCTACCTTTCAAACCACCAACCCTGGATCACACTACAATCGCGGTGATGTTGTTGACGGCGACGTCATAGATGGTGATTTCGAAGAAGTGAAAGACACAAGCGACGCGCCCAAAGGGCCGTCAGGGTGGACCAAGCATTGA
- the rho gene encoding transcription termination factor Rho: protein MTNDAIDISERLNLADLKAKSPKDLLSMAEELEIENASTMRKGEMMFQILRERADEGWEISGDGVLEVLQDGFGFLRSPEANYLSGPDDIYVSPEMIRKHSLRTGDTIEGVIKAPDENERYFALIETVKINFEEPEKAKHKIAFDNLTPLYPDERLNMEVEDPTVKDRSARIIDLVSPIGKGQRSLIVAPPRTGKTVLLQNIANSIEKNHPECYLIVLLIDERPEEVTDMQRSVKGEVVSSTFDEPATRHVAVSEMVIEKAKRLVEHKRDVVILLDSITRLGRAFNTVVPSSGKVLTGGVDANALQRPKRFFGAARNIEEGGSLTIIATALIDTGSRMDEVIFEEFKGTGNSEIVLDRKIADKRVFPAIDILKSGTRKEDLLVDKIDLQKTFVLRRILNPMGTTDAIEFLISKLKQTKTNSDFFDSMNT, encoded by the coding sequence ATGACGAATGACGCTATCGACATCTCTGAACGCTTGAACCTTGCGGACTTGAAAGCAAAAAGTCCAAAAGACCTTCTATCTATGGCGGAAGAGCTTGAGATCGAAAACGCATCCACAATGCGTAAAGGCGAGATGATGTTCCAAATTCTGCGCGAACGCGCGGATGAAGGTTGGGAAATCTCTGGCGATGGTGTCTTGGAAGTGTTGCAGGACGGGTTCGGGTTTTTGCGCTCTCCGGAAGCAAACTATTTGTCCGGTCCTGACGATATCTATGTTTCCCCCGAAATGATCCGCAAACACTCATTGCGTACAGGGGACACAATCGAGGGCGTGATCAAAGCACCTGATGAAAATGAACGCTATTTTGCGTTGATTGAAACGGTGAAGATCAACTTTGAAGAGCCTGAGAAAGCCAAACACAAAATCGCTTTCGACAACCTGACGCCGCTGTATCCGGATGAACGTTTGAATATGGAAGTCGAAGATCCGACTGTCAAAGATCGTTCCGCACGCATCATTGATTTGGTGTCGCCGATCGGGAAAGGCCAACGTTCTTTGATCGTGGCGCCGCCGCGTACCGGTAAAACTGTGCTCCTTCAGAACATTGCCAACAGTATCGAAAAGAACCACCCAGAGTGCTACTTGATTGTTCTGTTGATTGATGAACGTCCCGAAGAAGTCACGGACATGCAGCGTTCTGTGAAGGGGGAGGTGGTTTCATCCACTTTCGATGAACCTGCAACGCGTCACGTCGCCGTGTCTGAAATGGTTATCGAAAAAGCGAAACGTCTGGTCGAGCATAAGCGCGATGTTGTTATTTTGTTGGATTCGATCACGCGCTTGGGTCGTGCATTCAACACCGTCGTGCCGTCATCCGGTAAGGTTTTGACCGGTGGTGTAGATGCGAATGCCTTGCAGCGTCCAAAACGCTTCTTTGGTGCAGCGCGGAACATCGAAGAAGGTGGATCGCTGACAATTATCGCGACGGCTTTGATCGACACAGGCAGCCGCATGGACGAAGTTATCTTTGAGGAATTCAAAGGTACGGGTAACTCTGAGATCGTTCTGGATCGTAAGATTGCGGACAAACGTGTCTTCCCGGCCATTGATATTCTTAAGTCGGGTACCCGTAAGGAAGATCTGCTTGTCGACAAAATCGATTTGCAAAAAACATTCGTATTGCGCCGGATTTTGAATCCAATGGGCACCACAGATGCGATCGAGTTCTTGATTTCGAAGTTGAAGCAAACAAAGACGAATTCCGACTTCTTCGATTCAATGAACACATAA
- a CDS encoding Maf family protein yields the protein MTQQIILASGSDIRAQMLRQAGLRFDVKPALVDEELIKQALHAEDAPPRDIADALAEAKARKVSQKCPDALVLGCDQVLDLNGQMLSKPKSAEEALVQLKSLRGERHMLLSACMIYEDGKPIWRHVGQVRLRMRQASDTYLQGYVNRNWDSIRHAVGAYKLEEEGVRLFHSIDGDYFNVLGLPLLELLAYLGLKGVIET from the coding sequence ATGACCCAACAGATCATTCTCGCGTCAGGTTCTGACATTCGTGCACAAATGCTGCGTCAAGCAGGACTACGATTCGATGTTAAGCCAGCATTGGTTGATGAAGAGTTAATCAAGCAAGCCCTCCATGCAGAAGACGCGCCACCCCGCGATATTGCAGATGCCCTTGCGGAAGCAAAAGCGCGTAAAGTCAGCCAAAAATGTCCCGATGCGCTGGTCCTTGGATGTGATCAGGTGTTGGATTTGAACGGTCAGATGCTGTCCAAACCCAAAAGCGCAGAAGAGGCGTTGGTTCAGCTTAAATCGTTGCGTGGTGAACGGCATATGTTGCTGTCAGCCTGCATGATTTACGAAGACGGCAAGCCGATCTGGCGGCACGTTGGTCAGGTTCGATTGCGGATGCGGCAGGCGTCAGACACTTATTTGCAAGGCTATGTGAACCGGAACTGGGACAGCATCCGCCACGCAGTCGGTGCATATAAATTGGAAGAAGAAGGTGTGCGCTTGTTTCACAGCATTGATGGTGATTACTTCAACGTGCTGGGTTTGCCGCTTTTGGAACTGCTGGCATATTTGGGACTTAAGGGAGTAATCGAAACATGA
- a CDS encoding Smr/MutS family protein: MMSRKLRPDELDLWRKVAERTERLDLGFRPESVGLEPQVITAPKRKKLIETLVQQDRRKSQPSTRVIRQPSVSDDLRSAPLQMDRKAFDQMKRGKIRPEGRIDLHGMTLDRAHPALTRFILSAHSSGKRLVLVITGKGKSRDDGGPIPVRFGVLRHQVPQWLGMQPLSSAVMQITQAHDRHGGGGAYYVYLRKPR; this comes from the coding sequence ATCATGAGCCGCAAGCTACGTCCCGATGAGCTTGATCTGTGGCGCAAAGTGGCAGAACGCACTGAACGGCTTGATCTGGGGTTTAGACCCGAATCTGTCGGATTAGAGCCACAAGTAATCACGGCCCCCAAGCGGAAAAAGTTGATTGAAACGCTGGTGCAGCAGGACCGCCGCAAATCACAACCTTCAACGCGCGTGATCCGGCAGCCATCGGTGTCTGATGATTTGCGCAGCGCCCCATTGCAGATGGACCGCAAAGCGTTCGACCAGATGAAGCGTGGCAAAATTCGCCCAGAGGGTCGCATTGATTTGCATGGAATGACGCTGGACCGTGCGCATCCTGCGTTGACGCGGTTCATTCTTTCTGCCCACTCATCCGGCAAGCGCTTGGTCTTGGTGATCACTGGCAAAGGGAAATCACGCGATGACGGTGGGCCTATTCCTGTCCGTTTTGGCGTGTTGCGACATCAGGTTCCGCAATGGCTGGGCATGCAGCCGTTGTCTTCTGCGGTGATGCAAATCACCCAAGCCCATGACAGACATGGCGGTGGCGGTGCATATTACGTTTATCTTCGAAAGCCGCGTTAA
- the dnaQ gene encoding DNA polymerase III subunit epsilon codes for MREIVLDTETTGFDPQSGDRIVEIGAVELMGHVATGKTFHEYIDPERSMPQEAFEVHGLGDDFLRGKPKFAEVGQKFLDFIGDAKLVIHNAAFDMKFLNAELKWMNLPQIPWEQAVDTLMIARKKFPGSPASLDALCRRFGITTERDLHGALLDSEILAEVYLELIGGRQPDFGLATVGGSQTNQNEAAWTPKPRPTALPPRISEAEAEAHAAFVAKELGEEALWRKS; via the coding sequence ATGCGTGAGATCGTACTCGACACTGAAACCACTGGATTTGACCCCCAAAGCGGCGACCGTATCGTCGAAATTGGCGCGGTGGAATTGATGGGGCACGTGGCCACGGGCAAAACCTTTCACGAATACATCGACCCAGAACGGTCCATGCCGCAAGAGGCCTTTGAGGTGCATGGTCTTGGGGATGACTTCCTGCGTGGAAAGCCGAAGTTTGCAGAAGTTGGGCAGAAGTTTCTGGATTTCATCGGTGATGCAAAGCTGGTGATCCACAATGCAGCCTTCGACATGAAGTTTCTGAATGCAGAACTGAAATGGATGAACCTGCCGCAAATTCCGTGGGAACAGGCCGTCGATACCCTGATGATTGCCCGCAAAAAGTTTCCCGGATCGCCCGCGTCGCTTGATGCGCTGTGTCGCAGGTTCGGGATCACCACAGAACGGGACCTGCACGGTGCCCTGTTGGACAGTGAAATTCTGGCAGAGGTATATCTTGAGCTTATCGGTGGGCGGCAACCGGATTTTGGATTGGCCACCGTTGGTGGGTCGCAGACAAATCAGAACGAAGCCGCTTGGACACCCAAACCGCGCCCGACTGCGTTGCCGCCGCGTATTTCCGAGGCCGAAGCCGAAGCACATGCGGCGTTTGTCGCCAAAGAGCTTGGTGAAGAAGCCCTTTGGCGTAAGTCTTAG
- the secB gene encoding protein-export chaperone SecB has translation MAENEAQPQQPNMRVLGQFVRDMSFENIMAQKGASPEAQPDVQVQVNLDAKKRGGDNQFESSIKLNITSKEKGTDTTLFVCEIDYVGIFHIENVPEDQLHPFLLIECPRMIFPFLRRIVSDVTRDGGFPPLNLENIDFIALYRAEIERRQAAEGTASPADA, from the coding sequence ATGGCCGAAAACGAAGCACAACCGCAGCAGCCGAACATGCGCGTGTTGGGACAATTTGTCCGCGACATGTCATTCGAAAACATCATGGCCCAAAAAGGCGCGTCACCAGAGGCGCAGCCAGACGTGCAGGTTCAGGTGAACCTGGATGCGAAGAAACGCGGCGGCGACAACCAGTTTGAATCTTCCATCAAGCTGAACATCACATCCAAAGAAAAAGGCACAGACACCACGTTGTTTGTGTGCGAAATCGACTATGTGGGCATTTTCCACATCGAAAACGTGCCAGAAGACCAGCTGCACCCGTTTCTGTTGATTGAATGCCCGCGCATGATTTTCCCGTTCTTGCGCCGCATCGTTAGCGATGTGACACGCGACGGTGGTTTCCCGCCGCTGAACCTAGAAAACATCGACTTTATTGCGCTGTACCGTGCCGAAATCGAACGCCGTCAGGCTGCCGAAGGCACAGCGTCGCCAGCAGACGCCTAA